One region of Cucurbita pepo subsp. pepo cultivar mu-cu-16 chromosome LG03, ASM280686v2, whole genome shotgun sequence genomic DNA includes:
- the LOC111791430 gene encoding uncharacterized protein LOC111791430, with product MRKPQDQRSRSTKPTTIHSYAQSGDVLSLQKLLRENPGLLNDRNPFMGQTPLHVSAGYNKAEIVKFLLAWQGPEKVELEAKNMYGETPLHMAAKNGCNDAASVLLAHGAFVEAKANNGMTPLHLAVWYSLQSEDCATVKTLLEYNADCSATDDEGMTPLNHLSQGSCSKKLRELLNKHLEEQRKRKAIEACSETKAKMKELENELSHIVGLHELKIQLQKWAKGMLLDERRRALGLKVGTRRPPHMAFLGNPGTGKTMVARILGKLLHMVGILPTDKVTEVQRTDLVGEFVGHTGPKTRRKIKEAEGGILFVDEAYRLIPMQKSDDKDYGLEALEEIMSVMDSGKVVVIFAGYCEPMQRVIASNEGFHRRVTKFFYFNDFSSEELAKILHIKMENQTEDSLLYGFKLHPTCTIEAISDLIERETQEKQRKEMNGGLIDPMVVNARENLDGRLSFDCIDTEELRTITMDDLAAGLRLLTQ from the exons ATGCGGAAGCCTCAAGATCAACGGTCAAGGTCTACCAAACCCACTACTATTCATAGCTATGCTCAATCTGGGGACGTTCTTAGCCTTCAAAAGCTGCTTCGAGAGAACCCGGGTCTTCTGAATGACAGAAATCCATTT ATGGGACAGACACCACTTCATGTTTCTGCAGGCTATAACAAGGCTGAGATTGTTAAATTTCTTCTTGCCTGGCAAGGTCCAGAAAAGGTTGAGTTGGAAGCCAAAAACATG TATGGAGAGACCCCATTGCATATGGCAGCAAAGAACGGTTGCAATGATGCAGCATCGGTGCTACTAGCTCATGGCGCTTTTGTTGAAGCCAAAGCAAAT AATGGGATGACACCATTACACCTTGCTGTCTGGTACTCACTCCAATCCGAAGACTGCGCTACTGTAAAGACATTGCTTGAATATAATGCCGATTGTAGTGCAACGGACGAT GAGGGTATGACTCCCCTAAACCATCTGTCACAAGGCTCATGTAGTAAAAAGTTGAGGGAATTGTTGAACAAGCATTTAGAAGAGCAGAGAAAGCGAAAAGCGATTGAAGCGTGCAGTGAAACTAAAGCAAAGATGAAAGAACTTGAAAACGAGCTCTCGCATATCGTGGGTTTGCACGAGCTCAAGATACAGCTTCAGAAATGGGCTAAGGGAATGCTTTTAGACGAGAGACGCAGGGCCCTTGGCCTCAAAGTTGGCACCAGGAGGCCCCCTCATATGGCATTTCTTGGCAATCCTGGAACAG GTAAGACTATGGTAGCTCGAATACTCGGGAAATTGCTTCACATGGTCGGGATCCTACCGACAGATAAGGTAACAGAGGTACAGAGAACAGATTTGGTTGGCGAATTTGTCGGTCATACTGGTCCAAAAACCAGGAGAAAA ATCAAAGAAGCAGAGGGTGGAATTCTTTTTGTCGACGAAGCCTATCGACTAATACCGATGCAGAAATCCGACGATAAGGATTACGGTTTGGAAGCACTGGAAGAGATCATGTCTGTCATGGACAGTGGGAAAGTTGTAGTCATATTTGCTGGTTACTGCGAACCGATGCAGCGCGTTATAGCTTCAAACGAAGGATTTCATCGACGGGTAACCAAATTTTTCTACTTTAATGACTTCAGCTCAGAGGAATTAGCAAAGATTCTCCATATCAAGATGGAGAATCAAACAGAGGATAGCTTGTTATATGGCTTTAAGTTGCATCCTACTTGCACCATAGAAGCCATTTCGGACCTGATCGAGAGAGAAACGCAAGAAAAGCAGCGTAAGGAGATGAACGGTGGTCTAATCGATCCGATGGTAGTAAACGCGAGAGAGAATTTGGACGGTAGGCTCAGTTTCGACTGTATAGACACAGAGGAACTGCGTACTATTACAATGGATGATTTAGCAGCAGGGCTTCGTTTGCTAACACAGTaa